In the Alkaliphilus oremlandii OhILAs genome, one interval contains:
- a CDS encoding chromate transporter — MTKNILTLFIAFLQIGSFSIGGGYAIIPLIQEQVVNSYNWLTLQEYTDIITISQMTPGPLVVNTASFVGIRLAGISGAVAATLGSILAGFIISILLYKFFHKYKNIHSISNVLKGLRSSSVGLIASAASTIILIAFIGSDSLDSKGTSVNIAAIIMFTLSMFLLRKYKLNPMLIIGLTGAVGLFIY; from the coding sequence ATGACTAAAAATATACTTACATTATTTATCGCTTTTTTACAGATCGGTTCATTCAGTATTGGTGGCGGATACGCTATCATTCCCCTCATCCAAGAGCAAGTGGTGAATTCTTACAATTGGCTGACCCTCCAAGAATATACGGATATTATCACAATCTCCCAAATGACACCAGGACCTTTGGTTGTGAATACTGCTTCTTTTGTAGGAATACGACTGGCTGGTATCTCTGGGGCAGTTGCGGCCACCTTAGGAAGTATTCTAGCAGGATTTATTATTTCTATACTCTTATACAAATTCTTTCACAAATATAAAAATATCCATAGTATTTCCAATGTATTAAAGGGGCTACGCTCCAGCTCTGTCGGGTTGATTGCCTCTGCTGCATCGACCATTATTCTAATTGCCTTTATTGGTAGTGATTCCTTAGATTCTAAAGGAACCAGCGTCAACATTGCCGCAATCATTATGTTCACACTATCCATGTTTTTATTGAGGAAATATAAATTAAATCCCATGCTAATTATAGGGTTGACTGGTGCTGTAGGTCTGTTTATTTATTGA
- a CDS encoding chromate transporter, which yields MNIKKFKRYGSLFKITFSISAFTFGGGYVVIPMMRKYFVTDLELFSEKELLDMAAIAQSTPGAIAVNIAVLIGYRIAGITGAVISCLGTILPPLLILSVISFFYKSFRDNRIISAILKGMEAGVAATIVDLVVDMVQGILKEKNWLFTFMAPTAFIASFFFKVHVLFIILSCSFLCFVQTYMTRKGGTTLND from the coding sequence ATGAATATAAAAAAGTTTAAACGATATGGCTCGCTTTTCAAAATCACATTTTCTATCAGCGCTTTTACTTTCGGAGGTGGATATGTTGTGATCCCCATGATGCGTAAGTATTTCGTCACTGATTTGGAGCTCTTTAGTGAGAAAGAATTGTTAGACATGGCTGCCATCGCCCAATCAACACCGGGTGCTATTGCAGTGAATATTGCTGTATTGATAGGGTATCGTATTGCTGGAATTACAGGTGCCGTTATTAGCTGTCTTGGGACAATCTTGCCACCTTTACTAATATTATCGGTCATATCTTTTTTCTATAAATCTTTCCGGGACAATCGGATTATTTCTGCAATATTAAAGGGGATGGAAGCAGGTGTCGCTGCTACTATTGTGGACTTGGTAGTGGATATGGTTCAAGGAATTTTAAAAGAAAAAAATTGGTTATTTACATTCATGGCTCCTACTGCATTTATAGCCAGTTTCTTCTTTAAGGTTCATGTCCTATTTATTATTCTTTCCTGCTCTTTTTTATGTTTTGTGCAAACTTATATGACAAGGAAAGGAGGAACGACGCTCAATGACTAA
- a CDS encoding LysR family transcriptional regulator produces the protein MKIRHLRIFKVVCEEESITKAAEKLFMTQPAVSNAISELEDHLKVCLFDRISRRIYLNETGKLFLKKVITLLELYEDLEKNVKELEENATIRIGSSITIANFILPKSIVEFETMYKNTPTKVIVGNAGKIEEMLEHNEIDLALIEGVIYNEELIKIPFSSYPLVMICSPKHKFAQQGPIDINQVIQERLLLREKGSAIRDVFDSALLLHNISVNPNWTSTNSQALIQAVKQNLGISVLPKILVAEEIASGQLVEIKVKDFELVNMNHIVFHKDKFQTTSFKALVEIIKNK, from the coding sequence ATGAAAATTAGACATTTACGTATTTTTAAAGTTGTATGCGAAGAAGAGAGTATTACGAAAGCAGCAGAAAAGCTATTTATGACACAACCGGCAGTGTCGAATGCCATCAGTGAATTAGAAGATCATTTAAAAGTATGTCTGTTTGATCGAATTTCAAGAAGAATCTATTTAAATGAAACCGGTAAATTGTTTCTAAAAAAGGTAATAACGCTACTGGAGTTATACGAAGATTTAGAGAAAAATGTAAAGGAATTGGAAGAGAATGCAACGATTCGAATTGGCTCAAGCATAACAATTGCAAATTTTATTTTGCCAAAATCCATCGTAGAATTTGAAACAATGTATAAAAATACGCCAACAAAAGTTATCGTTGGAAACGCTGGAAAAATCGAAGAGATGCTAGAACATAATGAAATTGACTTAGCCTTAATCGAGGGTGTTATTTATAATGAGGAGTTGATAAAAATTCCATTTTCCTCCTATCCATTGGTAATGATATGCTCGCCAAAGCACAAATTTGCCCAGCAAGGACCCATAGATATCAATCAGGTGATACAAGAAAGATTGCTACTTCGGGAAAAAGGAAGCGCAATTCGGGATGTTTTTGATAGTGCTTTACTTCTTCATAATATAAGTGTCAATCCAAACTGGACGAGTACCAATTCACAAGCACTAATTCAAGCAGTAAAACAAAATTTAGGAATCAGTGTATTGCCTAAAATTTTAGTAGCGGAAGAAATTGCTAGCGGTCAATTAGTAGAGATCAAAGTAAAAGATTTTGAGTTAGTGAACATGAACCATATAGTATTTCATAAGGATAAATTTCAAACAACGAGCTTTAAAGCCTTGGTTGAAATAATCAAAAATAAATAA
- a CDS encoding Dps family protein, translating into MKHLDLLQRYLSNLAVLNVKFHNIHWNVVGNQFMQIHNFTEEVYNKFFEDLDEVAELLKMKNATPLSTMAEYLDNATVEEVKAKDFSIKESLEVVKNDMVSMKELALEIRNMADEENDFETVAVFEGYVAYFSKNIWFLNSMLK; encoded by the coding sequence ATGAAACACTTAGATTTATTACAGCGGTATTTATCAAACTTAGCTGTACTAAACGTAAAGTTCCACAATATTCACTGGAACGTTGTAGGAAACCAATTTATGCAGATTCACAACTTTACGGAAGAAGTTTATAACAAATTTTTCGAAGATTTAGACGAAGTTGCAGAGCTGTTAAAGATGAAAAATGCAACCCCACTTTCTACGATGGCCGAATATCTAGACAATGCAACCGTAGAAGAGGTCAAGGCAAAAGACTTTTCAATTAAGGAATCTTTAGAAGTGGTGAAAAACGATATGGTATCCATGAAAGAATTAGCATTGGAAATCAGAAATATGGCTGATGAAGAAAACGACTTTGAAACAGTTGCAGTCTTCGAAGGATACGTTGCTTACTTTAGCAAAAATATTTGGTTCCTCAATTCTATGCTAAAATAA
- a CDS encoding winged helix-turn-helix transcriptional regulator, with product MKNKVSSGFEIVQDLIKLRWVPEILKSIDLGNHRYSDILKSIPYMSHTELNRKLFILMDRQVIHKQVENQGTQYMLLDFGKDLIHIFYHLEELEDKYVQNF from the coding sequence ATGAAAAATAAAGTGTCCAGTGGATTTGAAATTGTACAGGATTTAATTAAGCTGAGATGGGTTCCTGAAATATTAAAATCCATCGATCTTGGAAACCACCGATACAGTGATATTTTAAAAAGTATTCCGTATATGAGTCATACAGAATTAAATCGAAAATTATTTATATTGATGGATCGACAAGTGATTCATAAGCAAGTAGAAAATCAGGGCACCCAGTACATGCTACTTGATTTTGGTAAAGATTTAATTCATATATTTTACCATTTAGAGGAGCTAGAGGATAAATATGTACAGAATTTTTAG
- a CDS encoding alpha/beta fold hydrolase — protein sequence MKDILVRNNVTILGEGKQTLVFGHGFGCSQKIWKDMVPYFLKNFRVVLFDYVGSGQSDSFAYDRERYRTLHGYSQDLSEILEVLNTDSIIFVGHSVSSMIGLLTSIAKPELFKALIMIGPSARYMNDLPEYYGGFNERDIRALLKIMERNFIGWASANAADLMNAPEQPNLAKKLEETFHAEDPIIMRNFAEATFLSDHRVDLAKVTVPSLIIQCSEDSIVPIEAAHYINERIKDSVLKVMEVKGHYPQLSLPKETSMVILDYIERILV from the coding sequence GTGAAGGATATTCTGGTGAGGAATAATGTAACAATATTGGGTGAGGGAAAGCAGACATTGGTTTTTGGTCATGGATTTGGCTGTTCTCAAAAAATATGGAAAGATATGGTGCCCTATTTTTTAAAGAACTTTCGGGTTGTTTTATTTGATTATGTAGGATCTGGTCAATCGGATTCTTTTGCATACGATAGAGAACGCTATCGTACCCTACATGGATATTCTCAGGATTTATCTGAAATTCTAGAGGTCTTAAATACGGATTCTATTATTTTCGTAGGGCATTCTGTCAGTTCCATGATTGGGCTTCTTACTTCTATTGCTAAACCAGAACTCTTTAAGGCCTTAATCATGATTGGACCGTCTGCAAGATATATGAATGACTTACCAGAATATTATGGTGGATTTAACGAAAGGGATATCCGTGCATTGCTTAAAATAATGGAGAGGAACTTTATTGGATGGGCCTCTGCCAATGCGGCAGATTTAATGAATGCACCAGAACAGCCGAACTTAGCCAAGAAGCTTGAAGAAACGTTTCACGCAGAAGATCCGATCATCATGAGAAACTTTGCTGAAGCAACATTTCTATCCGATCATAGAGTGGATTTAGCGAAGGTGACAGTGCCCTCCCTAATCATTCAGTGTTCAGAGGATAGTATTGTACCAATTGAAGCAGCTCATTATATAAATGAACGAATAAAAGATAGTGTATTAAAGGTTATGGAAGTAAAAGGTCATTACCCTCAATTGAGTCTTCCAAAGGAAACATCGATGGTAATACTGGATTATATAGAACGTATTTTAGTATAA
- a CDS encoding sensor domain-containing diguanylate cyclase yields the protein MDNRMDFAPCGYIKLTPQGIIKEVNYTFLAMTGYGHEDLLEMHFESFLSLASKIIFHSLFFPQVCLKGGIDELYLTIKNKNKEEMSVLLIGNMGENNKGETVDCVIVRADKRDDYEEELQDIKERLEEAYITENKLRKLFETTLFSINEGLIVTDNEGAITIINDLAEAYTGWSKKLALGKKIDQVLNCISSTSKEKRSDIVPELLKSGKKKETFDQLILISKDGTEKYISGTVGAIVSMDGKTSGVVFSFRDITKEYLQEKEIDSFLNINMEMLCVIDQNGNFHKINKKFEKILGYTSDDIIGKNFLSFVHPEDILATSEEIRNSCNSEEISVFTNRYQCKDGAYKCIEWYRQFVAGRYTYSSARDVTEKMEKEAQLLNIAVRDELTGLYNRHFLVSYLKNEIEKAEAEDQPMTMAILDLDQFKLVNDTWGHPVGDEQLKHTAKTILRVIRSTDLLVRYGGEELVIIMEKTNIDDAKIVLEKIRMAIENNQYPITGRQTVSIGAAERAKSELFVDWYKRADQALYHAKNRGRNRVICSNQ from the coding sequence ATGGATAATAGAATGGACTTTGCACCTTGTGGTTATATAAAATTAACGCCTCAGGGTATTATCAAAGAAGTGAACTATACGTTTTTAGCAATGACGGGTTACGGCCATGAAGATTTATTGGAAATGCATTTTGAGTCATTTTTGTCCCTTGCCAGCAAGATTATATTTCATTCCTTATTTTTTCCGCAAGTTTGTCTAAAGGGCGGAATCGATGAACTATACCTAACGATTAAAAATAAAAACAAGGAAGAAATGTCTGTGCTTTTAATTGGGAACATGGGTGAAAATAACAAAGGTGAAACCGTGGATTGCGTTATTGTAAGGGCTGATAAGCGTGACGATTATGAGGAAGAGCTGCAAGATATTAAGGAAAGATTAGAAGAAGCATATATTACTGAAAATAAACTTAGAAAGCTATTCGAAACAACACTATTCTCAATTAATGAAGGATTAATCGTAACGGACAACGAGGGTGCTATTACGATTATCAATGATTTAGCTGAAGCATATACTGGTTGGTCTAAAAAACTGGCACTAGGCAAAAAAATTGATCAGGTGTTAAATTGTATCAGTAGTACCAGTAAGGAAAAAAGATCCGATATTGTTCCGGAGCTTCTTAAAAGCGGTAAGAAAAAAGAAACCTTCGATCAGCTAATTTTAATTTCAAAAGATGGCACTGAGAAATATATTTCTGGAACAGTGGGCGCCATAGTGTCTATGGATGGTAAGACTTCAGGTGTTGTTTTTTCATTTAGAGATATCACTAAAGAATATCTTCAAGAGAAGGAAATTGATAGTTTTTTAAATATCAATATGGAAATGCTTTGCGTTATCGACCAAAATGGAAATTTTCACAAGATTAATAAAAAGTTTGAAAAGATTTTAGGGTATACTTCAGACGATATTATAGGGAAAAATTTTCTATCATTTGTTCATCCGGAAGATATTCTAGCAACTTCTGAGGAAATTCGAAATTCTTGCAATAGTGAGGAGATATCCGTTTTCACAAATCGCTATCAATGCAAAGATGGAGCCTACAAATGTATTGAATGGTACAGACAGTTCGTGGCTGGAAGATATACCTACTCTTCTGCAAGAGATGTAACGGAAAAAATGGAAAAAGAGGCTCAACTTTTAAACATTGCCGTTAGAGATGAACTCACAGGCCTCTATAATCGACATTTTCTAGTATCCTATTTAAAAAATGAAATAGAAAAGGCTGAAGCGGAAGATCAACCGATGACAATGGCAATTTTAGATTTGGATCAATTCAAACTTGTCAATGACACTTGGGGTCACCCCGTTGGTGATGAACAGTTGAAGCATACTGCAAAAACTATATTAAGGGTTATACGAAGTACAGATCTTTTAGTGCGCTATGGTGGAGAAGAACTGGTTATTATTATGGAAAAGACAAATATCGATGACGCAAAAATCGTTCTTGAAAAGATACGAATGGCTATTGAAAACAATCAATATCCTATTACAGGACGACAAACAGTTAGCATTGGTGCTGCAGAACGGGCTAAGTCAGAGCTCTTCGTAGATTGGTATAAGCGAGCAGACCAGGCTTTATACCATGCAAAAAATAGGGGTCGTAACCGTGTGATATGCAGTAACCAGTGA
- a CDS encoding MBOAT family O-acyltransferase, whose translation MVFSSITFLYYFLPIVIVIYSISPRRYKNGILLVASLIFYGWGEPKYILFMGISILVNYILGLLIEKYSDSLWGKIYLITSVVFSLGMLGYFKYADFFIENINAATGLRIPLLKVTLPIGISFYTFQILSYTIDVYLKNTKAQKSFVALATYVAFFPQLIAGPIVRYVDIVQALEHREHSMAYIRGGIRRFLLGISKKVLIANTLGALCSIFINSPERNILFYWLYAVAFTLQIYFDFSGYSDMAIGLGKLFGFDFLENFDYPFISKSITEFWRRWHMSLGTWFRDYLYIPLGGNRVGKLRWLFNILFVWLMTGLWHGAAWNFVIWGVLFAILLMVEKLWLGNILEKIPNFFSHIYVMLLVIISFVIFDAPALSVAVERIRSMLGMNGLPLAGIQSFYYLKSYGMVLAVAMVGSTDLPKRIVNRMGKSTAGQMVLSIGEPILYIGLLLLTTAYLIDASFNPFLYFRF comes from the coding sequence ATGGTATTTTCAAGTATAACATTTTTATATTATTTTTTACCAATCGTGATTGTGATCTATTCCATCAGTCCAAGAAGGTATAAAAACGGCATATTGCTGGTTGCTTCTCTTATTTTCTATGGATGGGGAGAACCAAAGTATATCTTGTTTATGGGAATTTCTATACTGGTGAATTATATTTTAGGTTTATTGATAGAGAAATACTCAGATTCTTTGTGGGGGAAAATATACCTCATCACTTCTGTAGTATTTTCTCTAGGAATGCTTGGCTATTTTAAATATGCAGACTTTTTTATTGAAAATATCAATGCTGCTACAGGTCTGAGAATTCCGTTGTTAAAAGTGACACTACCTATTGGGATCAGCTTTTATACCTTTCAAATATTAAGCTATACCATTGATGTGTATTTAAAAAACACGAAGGCACAGAAGAGTTTTGTAGCATTGGCCACTTATGTGGCTTTTTTTCCACAGCTAATTGCTGGTCCCATTGTAAGATACGTTGACATCGTCCAAGCCCTTGAACATAGGGAGCACAGTATGGCATATATTCGAGGGGGGATTCGAAGGTTTTTACTGGGTATTTCTAAGAAAGTTCTTATTGCCAATACATTGGGAGCGTTATGTAGCATTTTTATCAATTCTCCAGAAAGAAATATATTGTTCTACTGGCTCTATGCAGTGGCTTTTACCCTACAGATCTACTTCGACTTTTCTGGATACAGTGATATGGCAATTGGTCTGGGTAAACTTTTTGGTTTTGACTTTCTAGAGAATTTTGATTATCCTTTCATATCGAAAAGCATCACTGAATTTTGGCGTAGATGGCATATGTCCTTAGGAACTTGGTTTAGAGATTATCTATATATTCCTTTGGGTGGCAACCGTGTCGGAAAGCTACGATGGCTATTCAATATCCTTTTTGTATGGTTAATGACAGGGCTATGGCATGGGGCGGCGTGGAATTTTGTTATTTGGGGCGTATTGTTTGCCATATTATTAATGGTAGAAAAACTATGGCTCGGTAATATTCTAGAAAAAATACCGAATTTCTTTTCTCATATATACGTGATGCTACTTGTAATCATCAGCTTCGTTATATTTGATGCGCCTGCTTTGAGTGTAGCAGTGGAACGAATTCGCTCTATGTTGGGGATGAACGGTCTACCTCTTGCTGGTATACAGTCCTTCTATTACCTCAAAAGCTATGGCATGGTATTGGCTGTGGCCATGGTAGGAAGCACAGATTTGCCTAAAAGAATTGTAAATCGCATGGGTAAATCAACTGCAGGGCAAATGGTACTGAGCATAGGAGAGCCGATTTTGTATATAGGGTTACTCCTATTGACAACAGCATATCTGATCGATGCTTCGTTTAATCCATTTCTATATTTCAGGTTCTAA
- a CDS encoding DHHW family protein has product MKEKLMNRVVVISVGLIWFAFVLLSWMTPASKMSINERRKLTQFPKLTVRSLITADFMEDFEKYAKDQFPNRFLFRKIKAYTRFYLFRQMDNNDIYMKDGYAVKLEYPLNEASVQQAGDKFQYLYEKYMKEHDIKAYLTIIPDKGYFLSEANGYPSMDYNKLFKIMEERTDFAEHISIAEILEIDDYYKTDTHWKQENLEKVADRIGNALGIERNEEAYKIVEVESPFYGVYYGHSALPMKPDKLRYLTNSAIKGSTVYNEETKKTTSVYDLEKIQGNDPYDVYLSGAAALLNIDNPKATTNKELIIFRDSFGSSIAPLLLEGYSKVTLIDIRYIASDLIGDYVTFKDQDVLFIYNTAILNSSSMLK; this is encoded by the coding sequence ATGAAGGAGAAATTAATGAATCGGGTTGTAGTTATTTCAGTGGGATTAATTTGGTTCGCATTCGTACTCCTTTCTTGGATGACGCCAGCTAGTAAAATGTCCATCAATGAAAGACGAAAATTGACTCAATTCCCTAAGTTGACTGTCAGAAGTTTGATTACAGCAGATTTTATGGAGGATTTCGAAAAATATGCGAAGGACCAATTTCCAAACCGCTTTTTATTTCGCAAAATCAAAGCCTATACCAGATTTTATCTATTCAGACAGATGGATAACAACGATATCTATATGAAGGATGGTTATGCTGTAAAGCTGGAATATCCATTGAATGAAGCCTCTGTTCAACAGGCAGGAGATAAATTTCAATATCTTTATGAAAAATATATGAAGGAGCACGATATCAAAGCTTATCTGACCATTATTCCAGATAAGGGATATTTTTTATCGGAGGCAAATGGATATCCTTCCATGGACTACAATAAGCTTTTTAAAATAATGGAGGAGCGTACAGACTTTGCAGAGCATATCTCTATCGCAGAGATTCTTGAAATCGACGACTATTACAAAACAGATACTCATTGGAAACAGGAAAATTTGGAGAAGGTAGCGGATAGAATCGGGAATGCATTGGGAATTGAAAGGAACGAAGAAGCATACAAAATAGTGGAAGTAGAATCACCTTTCTATGGTGTTTATTATGGGCATTCCGCTCTGCCTATGAAACCGGATAAGTTGAGGTACCTTACAAATTCTGCCATTAAGGGCAGTACCGTATATAATGAAGAGACTAAAAAAACTACTTCGGTATACGATCTAGAGAAAATTCAAGGAAATGATCCTTACGATGTGTATTTATCTGGAGCAGCAGCACTTTTGAACATCGATAATCCCAAGGCAACAACAAATAAAGAATTGATCATATTCAGGGACTCCTTCGGAAGCAGTATTGCGCCACTTTTATTGGAGGGATATTCCAAGGTAACCTTGATTGATATTCGTTACATTGCAAGTGACTTAATCGGTGATTACGTAACATTTAAGGATCAGGACGTGCTCTTTATCTACAACACTGCCATCTTAAACTCTAGTTCCATGTTAAAATAA
- a CDS encoding EamA family transporter, with translation MVILLSLIGMVCWGIAPVFAKIGLKNIDPFTGLVLRSFITSGIIALYTSSGHPIIKFKDITIYGLLFIGLEAIFSTLVGDIAYYAAIKKGNVSLVTMVMSASPVVTLITAAYLLGEQITITKIIGAMLVILGIVLIA, from the coding sequence ATGGTCATCTTATTATCACTGATCGGTATGGTTTGCTGGGGAATTGCTCCTGTTTTTGCAAAAATAGGTTTGAAAAATATCGATCCCTTTACAGGTTTAGTGTTGAGAAGCTTTATTACCTCAGGAATCATTGCACTCTATACCAGCTCAGGTCATCCCATTATAAAATTTAAAGATATTACGATTTATGGGTTATTATTCATAGGGCTGGAAGCCATTTTTTCAACTTTAGTTGGAGATATTGCCTACTATGCTGCCATAAAAAAAGGCAACGTCTCTCTTGTTACGATGGTTATGTCCGCATCTCCAGTAGTCACTTTAATTACTGCAGCATACTTGCTGGGTGAGCAAATTACCATTACTAAAATCATTGGTGCGATGCTGGTGATCTTAGGTATTGTACTGATCGCATAA